From a single Oxalobacter vibrioformis genomic region:
- the nusA gene encoding transcription termination factor NusA, with amino-acid sequence MSFEILQLVDALAREKNVDKEVVLGALEHALASATKKRYPGDVDIRVAIDRKNGEFETFRRWHVVPDEAGLQLPDQEILYFEAKEQIPDIEVDDYLEEHIESIEFGRRFAQDTKQIVLQRIRDAEREQILTDFLARGDTLVTGAIKRMERGDAIIESGKVEARLPRDQMIPKENLRVGDRVRAYILRVDRSARGQQVILSRTAPEFIIKLFELEVPEMEQGLLEIKSAARDPGVRAKIAVFTSDKRIDPIGTCVGIRGSRVQAVTGELGGERVDIVLWSEDPAQFVIGALAPANVSSIVVDEEQHAMDVIVDEENLAIAIGRSGQNVRLASELTNWKINIMTAEESADKSAVETAGIRTLFMEKLNVDQEVADILIEEGFSALEEIAYVPLNEMLEIDAFDEETVNELRTRARDALVTEAIASEEGMSNMEPELINLEGMDRGTAGKLGLAGIKTLADFGGLAYDEFGAILALHTERARELIDNGFEDVTDDEMALIDAKYDDHAKVLQSRVWEIIEAE; translated from the coding sequence ATGAGTTTCGAAATTCTGCAACTGGTTGATGCGCTTGCGCGTGAAAAAAATGTCGACAAGGAAGTGGTCCTTGGCGCGCTGGAACACGCTCTGGCGTCGGCAACCAAAAAGCGTTATCCAGGTGACGTGGATATCAGGGTGGCAATTGACCGGAAGAACGGTGAGTTTGAAACCTTCCGCAGATGGCATGTGGTTCCTGATGAGGCGGGATTACAGCTGCCGGATCAGGAAATCCTGTACTTTGAAGCAAAAGAGCAGATTCCGGACATTGAAGTCGATGATTATCTTGAAGAACATATCGAATCCATTGAGTTTGGTCGCCGTTTTGCACAGGACACCAAACAGATCGTTCTACAGCGTATCCGCGATGCCGAGCGGGAACAGATACTGACAGATTTCCTGGCTCGAGGCGATACGCTGGTTACCGGTGCCATCAAGAGAATGGAGCGCGGTGATGCGATTATTGAATCCGGAAAGGTTGAGGCACGTCTGCCACGGGATCAGATGATTCCCAAAGAAAATCTGCGTGTGGGTGATCGTGTTCGTGCCTACATTTTGCGGGTTGACAGAAGTGCGCGTGGCCAGCAGGTGATCCTGTCCCGTACGGCGCCGGAATTCATTATCAAGCTTTTTGAACTGGAAGTGCCCGAAATGGAGCAGGGGCTGCTTGAAATCAAGTCAGCTGCCCGCGATCCGGGTGTCCGTGCCAAAATCGCTGTTTTTACCAGTGACAAACGGATTGATCCTATCGGAACCTGTGTGGGTATTCGTGGTTCACGGGTGCAGGCCGTCACAGGCGAACTGGGCGGTGAACGCGTGGATATTGTGCTCTGGTCTGAAGATCCGGCACAGTTTGTGATTGGCGCACTGGCACCGGCCAATGTTTCTTCTATTGTGGTTGATGAAGAGCAGCATGCCATGGATGTGATTGTTGATGAGGAAAATCTGGCTATTGCGATTGGCCGGAGCGGGCAGAATGTCCGCCTGGCTTCCGAGCTGACAAACTGGAAGATCAATATCATGACGGCCGAAGAGTCGGCGGATAAGTCAGCGGTGGAAACGGCGGGTATCCGTACGCTTTTCATGGAAAAGCTGAATGTGGACCAGGAAGTGGCAGATATTCTGATCGAGGAAGGCTTTTCCGCTCTGGAGGAAATCGCCTATGTACCGCTCAATGAAATGCTGGAAATTGACGCTTTTGATGAGGAAACTGTCAACGAGCTGCGTACCCGCGCGCGGGATGCACTGGTAACCGAAGCGATTGCCTCTGAAGAGGGCATGTCCAATATGGAGCCCGAACTGATCAACCTGGAAGGGATGGACAGAGGAACTGCAGGCAAGCTGGGATTGGCCGGTATCAAGACTCTGGCGGATTTTGGTGGACTTGCCTACGATGAATTTGGCGCGATCCTTGCTTTGCACACAGAGCGAGCACGCGAGCTGATTGACAATGGTTTTGAAGATGTAACCGATGATGAGATGGCGCTCATTGATGCCAAGTATGATGATCATGCGAAGGTATTGCAGTCACGTGTGTGGGAAATAATCGAGGCGGAGTAA
- the rimP gene encoding ribosome maturation factor RimP, producing MLQDLIEKTVNGCGYDLVDVERASDGLLRVYIDFLPEDAAKGNITVKDCETVSHQLSHVLTVEDVDYERLEVSSPGLDRPLKRFSDYVRFAGMEANVKLRVPVDGMSNRRVFQGILQVPEGDELALEFDTKEGAALLHFSLSDIDKARLVPQVNFRGRKK from the coding sequence TTGTTACAGGATTTAATAGAAAAAACCGTAAATGGCTGCGGCTATGATCTGGTTGATGTCGAACGCGCATCAGACGGGTTGTTGCGCGTGTATATCGACTTTTTGCCGGAAGATGCCGCCAAGGGCAATATCACGGTAAAAGACTGTGAAACCGTCAGTCATCAGCTGTCGCATGTGTTGACAGTTGAGGATGTGGATTATGAGCGTCTGGAAGTTTCTTCTCCCGGCCTGGACAGGCCACTGAAGCGATTTTCAGATTATGTCCGCTTTGCGGGGATGGAAGCCAATGTCAAATTGCGCGTGCCTGTTGACGGTATGTCAAACCGTCGGGTTTTTCAGGGCATATTGCAGGTGCCCGAAGGGGATGAGCTGGCATTGGAGTTTGATACAAAGGAAGGCGCAGCACTGCTGCACTTTTCTCTTTCTGACATAGATAAGGCACGGTTAGTGCCACAGGTGAATTTTAGGGGCCGAAAAAAATGA
- a CDS encoding DNA topoisomerase IV subunit B, with protein sequence MSEKALYNESSIQVLKGLEPVRQRPGMYTRTESPLHIITEVIDNASDEAIAGYCKNIQVTLHTDGSVSVEDDGRGIPVGRHPEEKIPTIEVIFTRLHSGGKFQKGMENAYTFSGGLHGVGVSVTNALSTRVEVNVCRDKKMHEITFTEGEVTEKLKSRPLARGEKKSGTKVTVWPDAKYFDSPAIPLTELRHLLRSKAILLPGATVSLLNEKTGETETWRYENGFRSYLSEQLGLEMDEDTVIPLFEGEHYAANAQEGFAVGEGAAWIVAWTAEGPLVRESYVNLIPTSAGGTHESGLRDGLFNAVKSFAEMHSLLPKGIRLLPEDVFARVSFLLSARVLDPQFQGQIKERLNSRDAVRLVSHFVRPPLELWLNQNVDQGRKLADLVIRQAQSRLRSAQKVEKKKSSGVAVLPGKLTDCESTDITRNELFLVEGDSAGGSAKMGRNKEFQAILPLRGKVLNSWETERNRLFANQEIHDISVAIGVDPHDVNDNPDLSGLRYGKICILSDADVDGSHIQVLLLTLFFRHFPKLIENGNICVARPPLYRVDVPARGKRPVQKLYALDETELFAIRDKLRKDEVKDSALAISRFKGLGEMNAEQLWETTLNPDTRRLLPVTLGDMGQQHSEARFQMLMGKGEAAARRAWMEEHGHEAQADI encoded by the coding sequence ATGTCAGAAAAAGCCTTATACAACGAATCATCCATCCAGGTTCTGAAAGGACTGGAGCCTGTCCGCCAGCGGCCCGGCATGTACACCCGGACGGAAAGCCCACTGCACATTATCACCGAAGTCATTGACAATGCCTCAGATGAAGCGATTGCGGGCTATTGCAAAAACATCCAGGTCACCCTGCACACGGATGGCAGTGTCAGTGTGGAAGATGATGGCAGAGGCATACCGGTTGGCCGTCATCCTGAAGAAAAGATTCCCACGATTGAAGTGATTTTTACCCGTCTGCATTCCGGCGGTAAATTCCAGAAAGGCATGGAAAACGCCTATACATTTTCCGGCGGTCTGCATGGCGTCGGTGTATCCGTAACAAATGCCCTTTCCACCAGGGTCGAAGTCAATGTCTGTCGCGACAAGAAAATGCATGAAATCACCTTTACGGAAGGTGAAGTCACGGAAAAGCTGAAATCACGGCCACTGGCGCGGGGTGAAAAAAAATCGGGAACGAAAGTCACCGTCTGGCCTGACGCGAAGTATTTTGACAGTCCGGCTATTCCATTGACTGAACTCAGACACCTGCTTCGTTCCAAGGCAATTCTTTTGCCGGGCGCCACTGTCTCGCTTTTGAATGAAAAAACGGGGGAAACCGAAACCTGGCGGTATGAAAACGGCTTTCGCAGCTATCTTTCCGAACAGCTTGGACTGGAAATGGACGAAGATACGGTTATCCCGCTATTTGAAGGTGAGCACTATGCAGCCAACGCCCAGGAAGGCTTTGCAGTTGGCGAAGGCGCTGCCTGGATCGTGGCCTGGACAGCAGAAGGGCCGCTGGTACGTGAATCCTATGTGAACCTGATTCCCACATCAGCCGGCGGCACGCATGAAAGCGGACTGCGCGACGGCCTTTTCAATGCGGTTAAAAGCTTTGCGGAAATGCATTCGCTTCTGCCCAAAGGTATTCGGCTGCTGCCTGAGGATGTTTTTGCACGGGTATCCTTTCTCTTGTCTGCACGGGTACTGGACCCGCAGTTTCAGGGGCAGATCAAGGAACGGCTTAATTCCCGCGATGCGGTCAGGCTGGTCTCCCATTTTGTTCGCCCGCCGCTGGAACTGTGGCTCAATCAGAATGTGGACCAGGGACGCAAACTGGCCGATCTGGTTATCCGCCAGGCCCAGTCACGTCTGCGTTCTGCGCAAAAAGTTGAAAAGAAAAAATCGTCAGGCGTTGCTGTTTTACCCGGCAAGCTGACGGATTGCGAATCAACGGATATCACCAGAAATGAACTGTTTCTGGTCGAAGGCGATTCGGCAGGCGGCTCGGCAAAAATGGGAAGGAACAAGGAATTCCAGGCGATCCTGCCTTTGCGCGGCAAAGTCCTTAATTCCTGGGAAACGGAAAGAAACCGCCTGTTTGCCAATCAGGAAATTCATGATATTTCCGTTGCCATTGGTGTCGACCCGCACGATGTAAACGATAATCCGGATCTTTCCGGTTTGCGTTATGGAAAAATCTGTATTCTTTCTGATGCCGACGTGGATGGTTCACACATCCAGGTACTGCTTCTGACGCTGTTTTTCCGTCATTTTCCCAAGCTGATCGAAAACGGCAATATCTGTGTTGCCCGTCCACCGCTTTATCGTGTTGATGTCCCCGCCCGCGGAAAGCGACCGGTACAGAAACTCTATGCGCTTGATGAAACCGAACTTTTTGCCATTCGCGACAAGCTGCGAAAAGATGAAGTCAAGGACAGCGCCCTGGCCATTTCCCGCTTCAAGGGCTTGGGAGAAATGAACGCGGAACAATTATGGGAAACCACGCTCAATCCGGATACCCGGCGTCTGCTTCCTGTCACATTGGGCGATATGGGGCAGCAACATTCGGAAGCCCGTTTCCAGATGTTGATGGGCAAAGGAGAAGCCGCTGCCCGCCGGGCGTGGATGGAAGAACACGGCCATGAAGCCCAGGCCGATATCTGA